A stretch of Mesorhizobium sp. M2A.F.Ca.ET.046.03.2.1 DNA encodes these proteins:
- a CDS encoding dihydrofolate reductase family protein produces MRKIIAATFVSLDGIMQAPGGPEEDPVGGFEFGGWTFHYFDEVAGTAMEELFSKPFDLLLGRRTYDIFAAYWPYQKDSIADVFNPTTKYVATHRPDSLTWENTQSLGPDIVASVKEIKQEDGPDLLIQGSGDLIQTLLANGLIDEIRLMIFPLLLGKGKRLFGDNAMPAAFKLVKSQATTTGVIMATYERAGEIRTGSFAQQEPSQAELERRRTWK; encoded by the coding sequence ATGCGCAAGATCATCGCCGCCACCTTCGTCAGCCTCGACGGTATCATGCAGGCGCCGGGCGGACCGGAAGAGGACCCGGTCGGCGGCTTCGAATTCGGCGGCTGGACGTTCCACTACTTCGACGAGGTCGCGGGCACGGCAATGGAGGAACTGTTCTCCAAACCCTTCGACCTGCTGCTCGGCCGCAGAACCTACGACATCTTCGCCGCCTACTGGCCGTATCAGAAAGATTCGATCGCGGATGTTTTCAACCCGACGACCAAATATGTGGCGACGCATCGGCCCGATTCTCTGACTTGGGAGAACACCCAGTCGCTCGGGCCCGATATCGTTGCCAGCGTTAAGGAGATCAAGCAGGAAGACGGGCCCGACCTGCTCATCCAGGGCTCCGGCGATCTGATCCAGACCTTGCTCGCCAACGGGCTGATCGACGAGATCCGGCTGATGATCTTCCCGTTGCTGCTGGGCAAGGGCAAGCGGCTGTTTGGCGACAACGCGATGCCGGCCGCCTTCAAGCTCGTCAAATCGCAGGCTACGACCACCGGCGTCATCATGGCGACCTATGAGCGCGCGGGCGAAATCCGCACAGGATCGTTTGCCCAGCAGGAGCCTTCGCAAGCCGAGCTCGAGCGGCGCAGGACCTGGAAGTAG
- a CDS encoding rRNA adenine N-6-methyltransferase family protein, with the protein MVKPDEARRFYARLMAAQARSADPRIEEVFASVPREAFLGPGPWTVFAGEGRFETPSADPSYIYQNVLVVLDADKGINNGEPLLHAMWLGKVEPKPGEAVTHIGAGTGYYTALLSKLVEPGGSVTAFEIEADLAARANANLAAYDNVEIVQADAVANPLPLSDIIYVNAGVVAPPAAWLGALKPGGRMIFPWRPSETVGLAVLITRLENGFACRPFMGSWFIPCVGASAVEPGAKIPTRERAARTRSIWVREDKAPDRTATAVFGDVWFSSRTIRADNAR; encoded by the coding sequence ATGGTCAAACCGGACGAAGCTCGCAGATTCTACGCCAGGCTAATGGCCGCGCAGGCCCGCTCGGCCGATCCGCGCATCGAGGAGGTGTTCGCCTCGGTGCCGCGCGAGGCCTTTCTCGGCCCGGGACCGTGGACCGTCTTTGCCGGAGAAGGCCGGTTCGAGACGCCGAGCGCCGACCCAAGCTATATCTATCAGAACGTGCTCGTCGTGCTCGATGCCGACAAGGGCATTAACAATGGCGAGCCGCTGCTGCATGCCATGTGGCTCGGCAAGGTCGAGCCGAAGCCTGGCGAGGCCGTCACCCATATCGGCGCCGGCACCGGATATTATACGGCGCTGCTGTCTAAGCTGGTCGAGCCGGGCGGCAGCGTCACCGCCTTCGAGATCGAGGCCGATCTTGCCGCGCGCGCCAACGCGAACCTTGCGGCTTACGACAATGTCGAAATCGTCCAGGCCGACGCCGTCGCCAATCCGCTGCCGCTATCCGACATCATCTATGTCAATGCCGGCGTCGTCGCCCCGCCCGCCGCATGGTTGGGAGCGCTGAAGCCTGGCGGCCGCATGATCTTCCCCTGGCGCCCGTCCGAAACCGTCGGCCTCGCGGTCCTCATAACCCGCCTGGAAAATGGCTTCGCGTGCCGGCCCTTCATGGGCTCCTGGTTCATTCCTTGCGTCGGCGCCTCCGCCGTCGAGCCAGGCGCGAAAATACCGACCCGCGAGCGCGCCGCGCGCACCCGCTCGATCTGGGTTAGGGAAGACAAGGCGCCCGACCGCACCGCCACCGCCGTTTTCGGCGATGTCTGGTTCTCGTCACGCACCATTCGCGCTGACAACGCGCGGTAG
- a CDS encoding Nramp family divalent metal transporter, translating to MSDADAVTVARPAWRFDRPDDEQPSLREVNASIAVPRTGVWFRRLFAFMGPGYMVSVGYMDPGNWATDLAGGAQFGYTLLFVIMLSNLMAILLQALAARLGIAAGRDLAQACRAYYPRPVNLMLWIACELAIIACDLAEVIGTAIALQLLFGIPLIGGAILTALDAFLVLLLMNRGFRYLEAFVVALLIIIFGCFAIQIFVAAPPAGTILHSMFVPSSEIVTNPAMLYIAIGIIGATVMPHNLYLHSSIVQTRAYERTETGKRDAIKWATTDSTIALILALFVNASILIVAAVAFHNTGHQDVAEIGQAFELLSPLLGLSIASILFAVALLASGLNSTVTATLAGQIVMEGFLRLRIPQWARRLLTRGIAIVPVVVVTALYGEKGTAELLVFSQVVLSMQLPFAVIPLVQFVSDRKKMGSFAIPRGLAALAWVVAAVILVLNFKLLYDTFAG from the coding sequence ATGTCCGATGCCGATGCAGTAACCGTAGCCCGACCCGCATGGCGATTCGACAGGCCGGACGACGAGCAGCCCAGCCTGCGCGAGGTGAACGCCTCGATCGCGGTGCCGCGGACCGGCGTCTGGTTCCGCCGCCTGTTCGCTTTCATGGGTCCTGGCTACATGGTTTCGGTCGGCTATATGGACCCGGGCAACTGGGCGACGGACCTCGCCGGTGGCGCCCAGTTCGGGTACACGCTGCTTTTCGTCATAATGCTGTCGAACCTGATGGCGATCCTGCTGCAGGCGCTGGCCGCGCGCCTCGGCATCGCCGCCGGCCGCGACCTCGCCCAGGCTTGCCGCGCCTATTATCCGCGCCCCGTCAATCTGATGCTCTGGATCGCCTGCGAGCTGGCGATCATCGCCTGCGACCTCGCCGAGGTCATCGGCACGGCGATCGCGCTGCAGCTTCTGTTCGGAATTCCGTTGATCGGCGGCGCCATCCTCACCGCGCTCGACGCCTTTCTGGTGCTGCTGCTGATGAACAGGGGCTTCCGCTATCTCGAGGCCTTCGTCGTCGCGCTGCTGATCATCATCTTCGGCTGCTTTGCCATCCAGATCTTCGTCGCCGCACCGCCGGCCGGCACGATCCTGCATTCGATGTTCGTGCCGTCGTCTGAGATCGTCACCAATCCGGCGATGCTCTACATCGCCATCGGCATCATCGGCGCCACGGTCATGCCACATAACCTCTATCTGCATTCCTCGATCGTGCAGACCCGCGCCTATGAGCGCACCGAGACCGGCAAGCGTGACGCCATCAAATGGGCGACGACGGATTCGACCATCGCGCTGATCCTGGCGCTGTTCGTCAACGCTTCGATCCTGATCGTCGCGGCAGTCGCCTTCCACAACACCGGGCATCAGGACGTTGCCGAGATCGGCCAGGCCTTCGAGCTGCTGTCGCCGCTGCTGGGCCTCAGCATCGCCTCGATCCTGTTCGCCGTCGCGCTGCTCGCCTCCGGCCTCAACTCGACGGTCACCGCGACACTTGCCGGCCAGATCGTGATGGAAGGTTTTCTGCGCTTGCGCATTCCGCAATGGGCGCGGCGCCTGTTGACGCGCGGCATCGCCATCGTCCCCGTCGTTGTCGTCACCGCGCTCTATGGCGAAAAGGGCACGGCCGAGTTGCTGGTCTTCAGCCAGGTGGTGCTCTCGATGCAACTGCCCTTCGCGGTCATCCCGCTGGTGCAGTTCGTGTCGGACAGGAAGAAGATGGGCAGTTTCGCCATACCGCGCGGCCTTGCGGCGCTGGCCTGGGTGGTGGCGGCCGTCATCCTCGTTCTCAACTTCAAGCTGCTCTACGATACCTTCGCCGGCTGA
- the mntR gene encoding manganese-binding transcriptional regulator MntR: protein MALRNKPVRREEPLPDAEIHSEGFRQQRQARRSALVEDYVELIADLIEDGNEARQVDIAARLGVAQPTVAKMLTRLCADGLVSRKPYRGVFLTETGRKVAEESRIRHQTVEAFLRSLGVSAETARIDAEGIEHHVSAETLDAFRRAMTHRQA, encoded by the coding sequence TTGGCGCTTAGGAACAAACCAGTTCGACGCGAGGAGCCGCTTCCCGATGCCGAAATCCATTCGGAAGGATTCCGGCAGCAGCGCCAGGCGCGCCGCAGCGCGCTGGTCGAAGACTATGTCGAGCTGATCGCCGATCTGATCGAGGATGGCAACGAGGCGCGGCAGGTGGATATCGCGGCAAGGCTCGGCGTCGCGCAGCCGACGGTTGCCAAGATGCTGACCAGGCTCTGCGCCGACGGGCTGGTCTCGCGAAAGCCCTATCGCGGCGTGTTCCTGACCGAGACCGGCCGCAAGGTCGCGGAGGAAAGCCGCATCCGCCACCAGACGGTGGAAGCCTTCCTGCGCTCGCTGGGCGTCAGCGCTGAGACGGCGCGCATCGACGCCGAAGGCATCGAGCACCATGTCAGCGCCGAAACGCTGGATGCTTTCCGCCGAGCGATGACTCACCGCCAGGCTTAG
- a CDS encoding neutral zinc metallopeptidase: MLWRGRRQSDNIEDERSDSGGGGGLGGGGQFRVPIGGRTGGGGSILLVILVVLAGWYFGFDPSQILGGGDGGLLPGGGGQITETQDNGNAPANDEMKQFVATVLADTEDTWTGIFKSQGLTYEDPRLVLFSGQVRSACGFASAAAGPFYCPGDRKVYLDMTFFQQLDQQFGASGEFARAYVVAHEIGHHVQNLTGIMGKFNQMRQGMSEADANQLSVRIELQADCFAGVWAHFTQQKGILEQGDIESALNAAKQIGDDTLQKKMQGYVVPESFNHGTSQQRQTWLARGFKSGKLSDCNTMSGPI; the protein is encoded by the coding sequence ATGCTTTGGAGAGGCCGTCGTCAGAGCGACAACATCGAGGACGAGCGCAGCGACAGCGGCGGTGGCGGCGGATTGGGTGGCGGCGGTCAGTTCCGTGTCCCTATCGGCGGCCGCACCGGGGGTGGCGGCAGCATCCTCCTGGTCATCCTGGTTGTGCTGGCGGGATGGTATTTCGGCTTCGACCCGTCGCAGATCCTGGGTGGCGGCGACGGCGGCTTGCTGCCGGGGGGCGGCGGCCAGATCACCGAGACACAGGACAATGGCAACGCGCCCGCCAATGACGAGATGAAGCAGTTCGTCGCGACCGTGCTTGCCGATACCGAGGACACCTGGACCGGCATTTTCAAATCCCAGGGGTTGACCTACGAGGACCCCAGGCTGGTGCTGTTCAGCGGCCAGGTTCGCTCGGCTTGCGGCTTCGCCTCGGCGGCGGCCGGGCCGTTCTACTGCCCTGGCGATCGCAAGGTCTATCTGGACATGACCTTCTTCCAGCAGCTCGACCAGCAGTTCGGCGCTTCTGGCGAGTTCGCGCGCGCCTATGTGGTGGCGCACGAGATCGGTCATCACGTGCAGAACCTCACCGGCATCATGGGCAAGTTCAACCAGATGCGGCAGGGCATGAGCGAGGCCGACGCCAATCAGTTGTCGGTGCGCATCGAGCTTCAGGCCGATTGCTTCGCCGGTGTCTGGGCGCATTTCACCCAGCAGAAGGGCATTTTGGAGCAGGGCGACATCGAAAGCGCGTTGAACGCGGCCAAGCAGATCGGCGACGACACGCTGCAGAAAAAGATGCAGGGCTATGTCGTGCCGGAAAGCTTCAACCATGGCACTTCGCAGCAGCGGCAGACCTGGCTGGCGCGGGGCTTCAAGAGCGGCAAGCTGTCCGACTGCAACACGATGAGCGGTCCGATCTGA
- a CDS encoding TCR/Tet family MFS transporter produces the protein MIDPKTAKRGLALVFTTLLLDIIGFGIIMPVLPAYLEELSGVSVSEAAIEGGWLFFVYAAMQFFFAPIIGGLSDRFGRRPVLLASVLTFSIDNLICAIAWSYPMLFIGRVLAGISGASYSTTSAFIADISNDENRAKNFGLLGIAFGVGFVIGPVLGGVLGTFGPRVPFYFAAALAFVNFLIAMVFLPETLDEKHRRPFEWKRANPVGTLLQMRNYPGIGWIGLVFFLMTLGHMMYPAVWAFVSNYRYGWNQQQIGFSLGAFGLCGAIIMATVLPRIIPKLGEWKTAAIGLTITALGAFGYAFATQGWMVYAVIVAGCLEALADPPLRSLAAAKVPPSAQGELQGAMTSIFSITSIITPLLYTAIFSWFTSPTAPVVFGGAPYVLGAIFLTLAVIVFVTKVARPTPKEVERMHTQEAVTNTV, from the coding sequence ATGATCGACCCGAAAACCGCCAAGCGGGGCCTTGCGCTCGTTTTCACGACGCTTTTGCTCGACATCATCGGCTTCGGCATCATCATGCCGGTGCTGCCGGCCTATCTGGAGGAACTGAGCGGCGTCAGCGTCAGCGAGGCCGCCATCGAGGGCGGCTGGCTGTTTTTCGTCTATGCGGCGATGCAGTTCTTCTTCGCGCCGATCATCGGCGGCCTGAGCGACCGTTTCGGGCGACGGCCGGTCCTGCTTGCCTCGGTGCTGACCTTCTCGATCGACAATCTGATCTGCGCCATCGCCTGGTCCTATCCGATGCTGTTCATCGGCCGCGTGCTCGCCGGCATTTCCGGCGCCAGCTACTCGACGACATCGGCCTTCATCGCCGACATCTCGAATGATGAGAACCGGGCTAAGAATTTCGGCCTGCTCGGCATCGCCTTCGGCGTCGGCTTCGTCATCGGCCCGGTGCTGGGCGGGGTGCTCGGCACGTTCGGGCCGCGTGTGCCGTTCTATTTCGCGGCAGCGCTTGCCTTCGTGAATTTCCTGATCGCGATGGTATTTCTGCCCGAGACGCTGGACGAAAAACACCGCCGGCCCTTCGAGTGGAAGCGCGCCAATCCGGTCGGCACGCTGTTGCAGATGCGCAATTATCCGGGCATCGGCTGGATCGGGCTGGTGTTCTTCCTGATGACGCTCGGCCATATGATGTATCCGGCGGTCTGGGCGTTCGTCTCCAACTACCGCTATGGCTGGAACCAGCAGCAGATCGGCTTCTCGCTCGGCGCCTTCGGCCTGTGCGGCGCGATCATCATGGCGACGGTGCTGCCGCGGATCATTCCGAAACTCGGCGAGTGGAAGACGGCGGCGATCGGGCTGACCATCACTGCGCTCGGCGCCTTCGGCTACGCCTTCGCGACGCAAGGCTGGATGGTCTATGCGGTGATCGTGGCCGGCTGCCTGGAGGCGCTGGCCGATCCGCCGCTGAGGAGCCTCGCCGCCGCCAAGGTGCCGCCGTCGGCGCAAGGCGAATTGCAGGGCGCGATGACCTCGATCTTCTCGATCACCTCGATCATCACACCGTTGCTCTACACGGCGATCTTTTCCTGGTTCACGAGCCCGACCGCGCCGGTCGTGTTCGGCGGCGCGCCCTATGTGCTCGGCGCGATTTTCCTGACGCTGGCGGTCATCGTCTTCGTGACGAAAGTGGCCAGGCCGACGCCGAAGGAAGTCGAGCGCATGCACACCCAGGAGGCCGTGACGAACACTGTCTAG
- the carA gene encoding glutamine-hydrolyzing carbamoyl-phosphate synthase small subunit, translating into MATTTAPWATEKPTALLVLADGTVIEGRGLGATGSAVAEVCFNTALTGYEEILTDPSYAGQIVTFTFPHIGNVGTNDEDIEDLHPAARAGAVGAIFKANVTDPSNYRAASHLDQWLKRRGIVALSGIDTRALTVLIREKGMPNAVIAHAPDGVFDIEDLKRQAAAWSGLIGLDLAKEVTSGQSSVWRETPWVWNEGYGEQDAPSMHVVAIDYGVKRNILRLLAGLGAKVTVVPAKTVAEEILAMQPDGIFLSNGPGDPEATGEYAVPVIQNLLKTDIPVFGICLGHQMLALALGGKTEKMHQGHHGANHPVKDHTTGKVEIVSMNHGFAVDADSLPEGVEETHVSLFDGSNCGIALTGRPVFSVQHHPEASPGPQDSHYLFRRFVNLIRERRGEEALAERA; encoded by the coding sequence ATGGCCACGACCACCGCCCCCTGGGCCACCGAAAAGCCGACCGCCCTTCTGGTGCTCGCCGACGGCACGGTGATCGAGGGCCGCGGTCTCGGCGCCACCGGATCGGCCGTCGCCGAGGTGTGCTTCAACACGGCGCTGACCGGCTACGAGGAGATCCTCACCGATCCGTCCTACGCTGGCCAGATCGTCACCTTCACCTTCCCGCATATCGGCAATGTCGGCACCAATGACGAGGACATCGAGGACTTGCATCCGGCGGCCCGCGCCGGCGCTGTCGGCGCCATCTTCAAGGCCAATGTCACCGATCCGTCCAACTATCGCGCGGCCAGCCATCTCGACCAGTGGCTGAAGCGGCGCGGCATCGTCGCGCTGTCCGGCATCGACACCCGCGCGCTGACCGTGTTGATCCGCGAGAAGGGCATGCCCAATGCCGTTATCGCGCATGCGCCCGACGGTGTTTTCGACATCGAGGACCTGAAGCGGCAGGCGGCTGCCTGGTCGGGCCTGATCGGCCTCGATCTCGCCAAGGAGGTCACATCGGGCCAGTCCTCGGTCTGGCGCGAGACGCCCTGGGTGTGGAACGAAGGCTATGGCGAGCAGGACGCGCCGTCGATGCATGTCGTGGCCATCGACTACGGCGTCAAGCGCAACATCCTGCGCCTGCTTGCGGGCCTGGGCGCCAAGGTCACCGTCGTGCCGGCCAAGACCGTTGCGGAGGAGATCCTCGCAATGCAGCCGGACGGCATCTTCCTGTCCAATGGCCCCGGCGACCCGGAAGCGACCGGCGAATATGCCGTGCCGGTGATCCAGAACCTCTTGAAGACCGACATTCCGGTGTTCGGCATCTGCCTCGGCCATCAGATGCTGGCGCTGGCGCTCGGCGGCAAGACCGAGAAGATGCATCAGGGCCACCACGGCGCCAACCATCCGGTCAAGGACCACACCACCGGCAAAGTCGAGATCGTCTCGATGAACCACGGTTTCGCCGTCGACGCCGACTCGCTGCCCGAAGGCGTCGAGGAAACCCATGTCTCGCTCTTCGACGGTTCGAACTGCGGCATCGCGCTGACGGGCCGGCCGGTCTTCTCGGTCCAGCATCATCCCGAGGCCTCGCCCGGCCCGCAGGATTCGCATTACCTCTTCCGCCGCTTCGTCAACCTGATCCGCGAGCGGCGCGGCGAGGAAGCGCTGGCAGAGCGCGCCTAG
- a CDS encoding GatB/YqeY domain-containing protein, translating to MREKIADSMKSAMKAQDKHRLPTLRLIQAAIHDRDIANRGAGKPPASEEEILQILAKMVKQREESAKAFEDGKRPELAAQERGEMEIIREFLPTQLDEAAITAAAREVIAATGAASQKDMGKVIGALKQKYAGQMDFAKASAIIKGLLQ from the coding sequence ATGCGCGAGAAAATCGCCGATTCCATGAAGAGCGCGATGAAGGCGCAGGACAAGCACCGCCTGCCGACGCTGCGGCTGATCCAGGCCGCCATCCACGACCGCGACATCGCCAATCGCGGCGCCGGCAAGCCGCCGGCTAGCGAGGAGGAGATCCTGCAGATCCTCGCCAAGATGGTGAAGCAGCGCGAGGAATCGGCCAAGGCGTTCGAGGACGGCAAGCGGCCGGAACTGGCGGCGCAGGAGCGCGGCGAGATGGAGATCATCCGCGAATTCCTGCCGACGCAGCTCGACGAGGCGGCGATCACGGCCGCGGCGCGCGAGGTGATCGCGGCGACCGGCGCCGCCAGCCAGAAGGACATGGGCAAGGTAATCGGCGCGCTGAAGCAGAAATATGCCGGCCAGATGGACTTCGCCAAGGCGAGCGCCATCATCAAGGGACTGCTGCAGTAG
- a CDS encoding DNA helicase, translating into MRLSAPVYHLKRQARLLSRRENVPLHEALDRVAAKEGFCSWSLLAAKAAEAEPGDRLLERLMPGDMVLVAARPGQGKTLMSLELAVAAMKRGSRAVFFTLEYMHADILDRFRDIGADPADFDHLFEFDNSDAISAAYIIEALRSAPPGTLAVIDYLQLLDQKRDNPELMVQIRALRSFARERELVLVFISQIDRSYDPARRPFPDIGDIRLPNPLDLSLFDKACFLNKGEIRFRAT; encoded by the coding sequence ATGCGGCTTTCCGCACCCGTCTATCATCTGAAACGCCAGGCGAGGCTCTTGTCTCGCCGGGAAAATGTCCCCCTTCACGAGGCGCTCGACCGCGTTGCCGCCAAGGAAGGCTTTTGTAGCTGGAGCCTGCTTGCGGCAAAAGCCGCCGAAGCCGAGCCTGGCGACAGGCTGCTGGAGCGGCTTATGCCCGGCGACATGGTCCTCGTGGCGGCACGGCCGGGGCAGGGCAAGACGCTGATGAGCCTCGAGCTCGCCGTGGCGGCCATGAAGCGGGGCAGTCGCGCCGTATTCTTTACCCTGGAATATATGCATGCCGACATTCTCGACCGGTTCCGGGACATCGGCGCCGACCCTGCGGATTTCGACCATCTGTTCGAGTTCGACAATTCCGACGCCATCAGCGCCGCTTACATCATCGAGGCGTTGCGGTCGGCGCCGCCCGGCACGCTGGCGGTGATCGACTATCTGCAGCTGCTCGACCAGAAGCGGGACAATCCCGAACTCATGGTGCAGATACGCGCGCTCAGGTCGTTCGCCCGGGAACGTGAACTGGTGTTGGTGTTCATCTCGCAGATCGACAGATCATACGATCCCGCCAGGAGGCCGTTTCCGGATATAGGCGATATCCGGCTGCCGAACCCGCTTGACCTGTCGCTGTTCGACAAGGCCTGTTTCCTGAACAAAGGCGAAATCCGGTTCCGGGCGACTTGA
- a CDS encoding DUF983 domain-containing protein, whose protein sequence is MQDLAHYPPLAPWQVGIRGRCPRCGEGHLFDGFLKLAPKCEVCGLDYSFADPADGPAFFVICFACVPSVLFAVWAQVTFEPSMWFHAFVSIPIVLATCIPPLRPLKGWLVASQFYHKAEEGRLARPGE, encoded by the coding sequence ATGCAAGACCTTGCGCATTATCCACCCCTGGCACCTTGGCAGGTGGGAATCCGCGGCCGCTGCCCGCGTTGCGGAGAGGGCCACCTGTTCGACGGATTCCTGAAACTGGCGCCGAAATGCGAGGTCTGCGGGCTCGACTATTCCTTTGCTGATCCCGCCGACGGCCCGGCCTTTTTCGTCATCTGCTTTGCCTGTGTGCCCTCGGTGCTGTTCGCCGTCTGGGCGCAGGTGACTTTCGAGCCCTCCATGTGGTTCCACGCCTTCGTTTCGATCCCGATCGTTCTCGCGACCTGCATCCCGCCGCTCAGGCCGCTCAAAGGCTGGCTCGTGGCAAGCCAGTTCTACCACAAGGCGGAAGAAGGAAGGCTGGCCAGGCCCGGCGAGTGA
- a CDS encoding PLP-dependent aminotransferase family protein, which yields MGWLPVLEAGPRPVYLKIVDALADARSGGRLQPGDRLPPQRELARLLGVDLTTVTRAFSEARRRNLIDATAGRGTFVTPGEPEEPVLDLSMNIPPAPAGLNLPALIRTGIEALLKRSSAEALLSYHPGPGSPAERAAGSSWLAAAGDRLPVDRVVVGSGAQALLTAVVLAETREGDTILADALTYPGLIALAGTTRRKLAAVLNDSDGMLPDDLEEAVRRHGARALYLNPTLQNPTASVMPESRRRELARMADKLGLTIVEDDPYRRLLATAPPAFLTLAPERTFHVATLAKCISPFLRTAFLAAPDQQAAERISAAIRGTTMMAPPLMAGLACEWLRSGLAGEITAAVRTEAKARQEIARNILPKGFAASEASLHLWYPLESRLRSGELADVARRRGLAISPAEEFAVGRDFANGFRLALGATSNRERLKEGLESLASILSGVPGSSRPKV from the coding sequence ATGGGCTGGCTTCCGGTTCTGGAGGCGGGACCGCGACCGGTCTATCTGAAGATCGTCGACGCGCTCGCGGATGCCCGCTCGGGCGGCCGCTTGCAGCCAGGCGACAGGTTGCCGCCGCAAAGGGAACTCGCCCGGCTGCTCGGGGTCGATCTCACGACCGTGACGCGGGCGTTTTCCGAAGCCCGTCGCAGGAACCTGATCGACGCGACGGCGGGCCGGGGCACCTTCGTCACGCCGGGCGAGCCGGAAGAACCTGTCCTCGATCTCAGCATGAACATCCCGCCGGCGCCGGCCGGCCTCAACCTGCCGGCACTGATCCGGACGGGCATCGAGGCATTGCTCAAGCGCTCCAGCGCGGAAGCGCTGCTTTCCTATCATCCCGGCCCAGGCTCGCCCGCGGAGCGCGCCGCCGGCTCGTCCTGGCTCGCCGCGGCGGGAGACAGGCTGCCGGTCGACAGGGTCGTTGTCGGCTCGGGCGCGCAGGCGCTGCTCACGGCCGTCGTGCTGGCAGAGACGCGCGAGGGCGACACGATCCTTGCCGACGCGCTGACCTATCCCGGGCTGATTGCGCTGGCCGGGACCACGCGGCGCAAGCTCGCCGCTGTCCTAAACGACAGTGACGGCATGCTGCCGGACGATCTAGAAGAGGCGGTGCGGCGGCACGGCGCCCGCGCTCTCTACCTCAACCCGACGCTGCAAAATCCAACCGCATCTGTCATGCCCGAAAGCAGGCGGCGCGAACTCGCCCGCATGGCCGACAAGCTCGGGCTGACCATCGTCGAGGACGATCCCTACAGAAGGTTGCTCGCCACAGCGCCGCCGGCCTTTCTGACCCTGGCGCCCGAACGAACCTTCCATGTCGCGACATTGGCAAAATGCATCTCGCCTTTCCTGCGCACGGCCTTTCTGGCGGCCCCTGATCAGCAGGCCGCCGAGCGGATCTCGGCAGCAATACGCGGCACCACCATGATGGCGCCGCCGCTGATGGCGGGCCTTGCCTGCGAGTGGTTGCGCAGCGGCCTTGCCGGTGAGATCACCGCCGCCGTGCGGACTGAGGCCAAGGCCAGGCAGGAAATCGCGCGCAACATCCTGCCCAAGGGCTTTGCGGCATCGGAGGCCAGCCTGCATCTGTGGTATCCGCTGGAGAGCCGGCTGCGCTCGGGCGAACTCGCCGACGTTGCCCGCCGTCGCGGGCTGGCCATCAGCCCCGCGGAAGAGTTTGCCGTCGGGCGGGACTTCGCCAATGGCTTCCGCTTGGCGCTGGGCGCCACCTCCAACCGCGAACGGCTGAAGGAAGGTCTTGAAAGCCTCGCTTCCATCCTTTCGGGAGTGCCGGGCTCCTCGCGACCGAAGGTCTGA